One segment of bacterium DNA contains the following:
- a CDS encoding aldo/keto reductase — MKIDSTIQMNNGVNIPRLGLGMYRSPQGQKSFSTVSYALQFGYRHIDTAALYNNEREVGDAVEESGIPREQIFVTTKLWNDDHGYDKALRAFEKSMKELNLGYIDLYLVHWPVTGKRRDSWKALQKIYKEGRCRSIGVSNYLIRHLEELLSESEVVPVVNQVEFSPFLYQKELLEYCRSKNILLEAYSPITKGKRLDDANLMKLAKKYRKTS; from the coding sequence ATGAAGATTGATTCGACCATTCAAATGAACAACGGGGTTAACATACCGCGCCTGGGACTTGGCATGTATAGAAGTCCTCAAGGTCAAAAGTCGTTCAGCACTGTGTCTTATGCTCTGCAATTTGGTTACAGGCATATTGATACCGCGGCGCTTTACAACAATGAACGCGAGGTGGGGGACGCCGTGGAGGAGTCCGGAATTCCACGCGAGCAGATTTTTGTAACAACAAAGCTCTGGAACGACGATCACGGTTATGACAAAGCTTTGCGCGCGTTCGAGAAGAGCATGAAGGAATTGAATCTCGGTTATATCGATCTTTATTTGGTCCACTGGCCTGTCACAGGCAAACGCAGAGATTCATGGAAAGCGTTGCAGAAAATCTATAAAGAAGGACGGTGCCGCTCGATCGGTGTCAGCAATTATTTGATCCGACATCTGGAGGAACTGCTGTCTGAATCAGAAGTTGTGCCGGTTGTAAATCAGGTGGAGTTCAGTCCGTTCCTGTATCAGAAGGAGCTGCTGGAGTATTGCCGTTCGAAGAACATTCTGCTGGAAGCTTACAGTCCGATCACAAAAGGCAAACGACTGGATGATGCGAATTTGATGAAGCTCGCGAAAAAGTACCGCAAAACTTC
- a CDS encoding DUF11 domain-containing protein produces the protein MITTLRAISEVQLTGSVTARFTRGKSETHIGPIDCELGVAVDLALTVKNNGPYPSKPVRVATQWPSNFISEGIGSCFDSCLVPALNPGQTVSIKVTGAVSANSPDVVSSAISTLDPAQTLFDSIVNNNQITLGVCL, from the coding sequence GTGATCACGACTTTACGCGCGATATCGGAGGTGCAGTTAACGGGTTCTGTGACTGCTCGCTTCACTCGTGGTAAGAGCGAAACGCATATTGGACCGATAGATTGTGAATTAGGCGTGGCGGTCGACCTTGCACTAACCGTGAAAAACAATGGCCCCTATCCATCCAAACCTGTTCGCGTTGCTACTCAGTGGCCATCGAATTTTATTTCTGAAGGTATCGGTTCTTGCTTTGATTCCTGTCTTGTTCCGGCGCTGAATCCCGGGCAAACCGTCTCCATCAAGGTGACCGGGGCCGTTAGCGCAAACAGCCCGGATGTTGTATCATCGGCAATTTCAACGTTGGATCCTGCTCAAACCCTGTTTGATTCGATCGTCAACAACAACCAGATCACTTTAGGGGTGTGCTTGTAA